A window of the Mucilaginibacter sp. cycad4 genome harbors these coding sequences:
- a CDS encoding DUF3347 domain-containing protein encodes MKIIKGFCFLAVLAAVACNQPAKQQQETAKADSVAADSAKTTAVPVADTAGVVKAYIALKDEFLKSDVAGVKIAATALEARLAGIKGCTETATVAHQIATVDDIKVQRNEFLVLSKDVIALIKGAKFKSDPIYVDFCPMADGGKGGYWLSSAKNIENPYFPEHMKECGSVKEQIN; translated from the coding sequence ATGAAAATAATTAAAGGATTTTGTTTTTTAGCGGTTTTGGCCGCTGTAGCATGTAATCAACCCGCAAAGCAACAACAGGAAACTGCTAAGGCAGATAGTGTTGCAGCCGATTCGGCTAAAACCACCGCTGTACCGGTAGCAGATACTGCAGGTGTGGTTAAAGCTTACATTGCCCTGAAAGATGAATTTTTAAAATCGGATGTAGCAGGGGTTAAAATTGCAGCCACCGCTTTGGAAGCAAGGCTGGCTGGTATTAAAGGCTGTACCGAAACGGCAACTGTAGCACACCAGATAGCTACCGTCGACGATATCAAAGTTCAGCGGAATGAATTTTTAGTTTTGAGTAAAGATGTGATCGCACTAATAAAAGGTGCCAAATTTAAATCAGATCCAATTTATGTTGATTTTTGCCCAATGGCAGATGGGGGTAAAGGTGGGTATTGGTTGTCTTCGGCCAAAAACATCGAAAATCCGTACTTCCCTGAGCATATGAAGGAATGCGGATCGGTAAAGGAGCAGATCAATTAA